One Thermoplasmata archaeon DNA segment encodes these proteins:
- the folP gene encoding dihydropteroate synthase, whose translation MSGETPRAEHRHAHTARVLDTSSLAELAEELRRTQSDPEGVGIMTRKGRIYPVRLDEVSLRAAVLLKQEMLAVGGDASHARGVADLSVEHSAVVLLATWGQYQRLIPKLRRQPFRLREVAEEVDEALRNYTHRGPRTIRGAHRSLVVGDRPRVMGVVNVTPDSFSDGGQYLDPERAIAQVLRLAQEGADAIDIGGESTRPGATPIAPEEEWRRIGPVLAGLEEHIDRLRIPISVDTRHAEVARRAIEAGADIINDVTGLDAPEMRRVIHEHRAAAILMHMRGTPATMQLDTSYSDLRAEVFRSLAHATDRAIAEGIPAERLIVDPGLGFGKSAEQSLELLTHVGELRSLGYPVVLGASRKSMLGPGSSENRTEAGLAAAVLAAWNGADLLRVHDVAATVRALSIVTRSRARTHPEGEETEALARPEEIER comes from the coding sequence GTGAGCGGCGAGACCCCGCGCGCCGAGCATCGCCATGCTCACACCGCCCGCGTGCTGGATACGAGCTCCCTGGCGGAGCTCGCCGAGGAGCTGAGACGGACCCAAAGCGACCCGGAGGGAGTCGGCATCATGACGCGCAAGGGGCGCATCTATCCCGTCCGGCTCGACGAGGTCTCGTTGAGGGCCGCGGTGCTCCTGAAGCAGGAGATGCTCGCGGTGGGCGGCGATGCCTCCCACGCTCGGGGCGTCGCGGACCTCTCCGTCGAGCACAGTGCGGTGGTCCTGTTGGCGACCTGGGGCCAGTATCAGCGACTGATCCCGAAACTGCGGCGCCAACCGTTCCGTCTCCGCGAGGTCGCGGAGGAGGTGGACGAAGCCCTCCGGAATTACACGCACCGGGGCCCGCGCACGATCCGAGGGGCGCACCGCTCGCTCGTGGTCGGAGACCGGCCCCGAGTGATGGGGGTCGTCAACGTGACCCCGGACTCGTTCAGCGATGGGGGGCAGTACCTCGATCCTGAACGCGCGATCGCGCAGGTGCTGCGGCTCGCGCAGGAAGGCGCGGACGCGATCGACATCGGGGGAGAGTCCACCCGGCCGGGCGCAACCCCCATCGCTCCGGAGGAGGAGTGGCGGAGGATCGGTCCGGTCCTCGCCGGCCTCGAGGAGCACATCGACCGCCTCCGGATCCCGATCAGCGTGGACACGCGTCACGCCGAGGTCGCCCGCCGGGCGATCGAGGCGGGCGCCGACATCATCAACGACGTGACGGGGCTCGACGCGCCCGAAATGCGTCGCGTGATCCACGAGCATCGCGCGGCGGCGATCCTCATGCACATGCGGGGAACGCCCGCGACGATGCAGCTCGATACGAGCTACTCCGACCTACGGGCGGAGGTCTTCCGATCGCTCGCCCACGCCACCGACCGGGCGATCGCCGAAGGGATCCCCGCGGAACGGCTGATCGTCGACCCGGGCCTCGGGTTCGGCAAATCCGCGGAGCAGAGCCTCGAGCTCCTCACCCACGTCGGCGAGCTGCGGAGCCTCGGGTACCCGGTCGTCCTCGGGGCATCGCGCAAATCGATGCTCGGACCGGGCTCCTCCGAGAACCGCACGGAAGCGGGCCTCGCAGCCGCCGTGCTCGCCGCGTGGAACGGGGCGGACCTCCTCCGGGTGCACGACGTCGCCGCGACCGTCCGGGCACTATCGATCGTGACGCGCTCGCGCGCGCGGACGCACCCGGAGGGCGAGGAGACCGAGGCGCTCGCTCGGCCGGAAGAGATCGAGCGCTAG
- the gyrA gene encoding DNA gyrase subunit A — protein sequence MTDPAPLEPVAPPDSDGDRIHLQPLEREMHRSYIDYAMSVIVGRALPEGRDGLKPVHRRILWSMWESGATHDRPYRKSARTVGDVLGKYHPHGDLAVYDALVRMAQTFSLRYPLIDGQGNFGSIDGDSPAAMRYTEARLSPLAEEMLQDIESETVDWSDNFDGTLREPRVVPSKLPNLLVNGSAGIAVGMATNMPPHNLGEVVDALHLLLKRPEASLDDLMKVLPGPDFPTGGALSTEGIREAYETGRGTLHLRGTALPRERDGRNEIVVTEIPYEVNKTNLLELIADLVKSKRIDGVTDLRDESDRNGTSVVLELRRDAQAEIVLNRIFEHTPLETSFGVINLCIVGGRPEVLSLKQLLELHLGHRRTVITRRTQFELRKAEERLHLLEGFLIAIDHIEEVIKIIRRSKDAAAAETSLMGKFLLSSEQAKAILDMRLVRLTGLEREAVQKEKEEREALIKRLRAILASPAERDALIAAELADLKHRFGDKRRTEIVPEFTERTLEDLIPDTDVVVLVTRDGYIKRLPLDQYRRQRRGGRGLVQMETKEEDIVIRTFVTRTHDHVLFFTNLGRVYRLKAYELPEGSRHSKGKALINLLERLKDGERVQTLLPVRDIESEGDLFFATRRGIVKRTKLDEFQNIRTNGIQAILLEEGDELVDVAHIPEPEVEIILATYAGQLVRFPLSDVRPMGRATYGVIGVRLSGGKGDHVVAMSPVSAEYPYLLSLTSEGYGKRSETKDYRRTSRGAKGVRTIRTGGRNGSVVAVLPTTDDSEILVTTQNGITIRAAVKGIRSQDRNTMGVRVIRLDEGDTVRDAVALTTVTEEAPAGSSPPPADGGADDAPETQEA from the coding sequence ATGACCGATCCCGCCCCGCTCGAACCGGTGGCTCCGCCCGACTCCGACGGAGACCGGATCCACCTTCAGCCGCTCGAGCGGGAGATGCACCGCTCGTACATCGATTATGCCATGAGCGTGATCGTCGGGCGCGCGCTGCCCGAAGGTCGAGATGGGCTCAAGCCAGTGCACCGGCGGATCCTCTGGTCGATGTGGGAGTCCGGTGCCACCCACGACCGGCCCTACCGCAAGTCCGCGCGCACGGTCGGAGACGTCCTCGGAAAGTACCACCCCCACGGGGATCTGGCCGTGTACGACGCGCTCGTGCGCATGGCCCAGACGTTCAGCCTGCGCTACCCGCTCATCGACGGTCAGGGGAACTTCGGCTCGATCGATGGCGATTCCCCCGCCGCGATGCGGTACACCGAGGCCCGCTTGAGCCCCCTCGCGGAGGAGATGCTCCAGGACATCGAGAGCGAGACGGTCGATTGGTCGGACAATTTCGACGGGACGCTGCGCGAGCCTCGCGTCGTGCCCTCCAAGCTCCCGAACCTGCTCGTCAACGGATCGGCGGGGATCGCGGTCGGCATGGCGACGAACATGCCGCCGCACAACCTGGGCGAGGTCGTCGACGCGCTGCATCTGCTCCTGAAGCGCCCCGAGGCGTCGCTCGACGATCTCATGAAGGTCCTCCCGGGGCCGGACTTCCCGACCGGCGGCGCCCTGTCGACCGAGGGGATCCGAGAGGCGTACGAAACCGGCCGGGGCACCCTGCACCTTCGCGGGACGGCGCTGCCCCGCGAGCGGGACGGACGCAACGAGATCGTCGTGACGGAGATCCCGTACGAGGTCAACAAGACCAACCTGCTCGAGCTCATCGCCGATCTCGTCAAGAGCAAGCGGATCGACGGGGTCACCGATCTGCGGGACGAATCCGATCGGAACGGAACGAGCGTGGTGCTCGAGCTACGGCGGGATGCGCAAGCCGAGATCGTGCTCAACCGGATCTTCGAGCACACTCCGCTCGAGACGAGCTTCGGCGTGATCAACCTGTGCATCGTCGGCGGGCGCCCGGAGGTGCTGTCGCTCAAGCAGCTGCTCGAGCTCCATCTCGGCCACCGCCGCACGGTCATCACCCGCCGGACCCAGTTCGAACTGCGCAAGGCCGAGGAACGGCTGCACCTCCTCGAAGGGTTCCTGATCGCGATCGATCACATCGAGGAAGTGATCAAGATCATCCGGCGGTCGAAGGACGCGGCCGCCGCGGAGACGAGCCTCATGGGCAAGTTCCTGCTCTCGAGCGAGCAGGCGAAGGCGATCCTCGACATGCGACTGGTCCGCCTCACGGGCCTGGAACGCGAGGCCGTCCAGAAGGAGAAGGAGGAGAGGGAGGCGCTGATCAAGCGTCTGAGAGCGATCCTCGCCTCGCCCGCCGAGCGAGACGCGCTCATCGCGGCGGAGCTCGCCGACCTCAAGCACCGGTTCGGCGACAAGCGACGTACCGAGATCGTTCCGGAGTTCACCGAGCGCACGCTCGAGGACCTCATCCCCGACACGGACGTCGTCGTCCTCGTCACCCGGGACGGCTACATCAAGCGTCTGCCGCTCGATCAGTACCGTCGCCAGCGGCGCGGCGGGCGCGGCCTCGTCCAAATGGAGACGAAGGAGGAGGACATCGTGATCCGGACGTTCGTCACCCGGACCCACGACCACGTGCTGTTCTTCACGAACCTCGGGCGGGTCTACCGCCTCAAGGCCTACGAGCTCCCGGAGGGAAGCCGGCATTCCAAGGGCAAGGCGCTGATCAACCTGCTCGAGCGGCTGAAGGATGGCGAGCGGGTGCAGACGCTCCTGCCCGTCCGGGACATCGAAAGCGAGGGCGATCTCTTCTTCGCCACGCGTCGCGGTATCGTCAAGCGAACCAAGCTCGACGAGTTCCAGAACATCCGCACGAACGGGATCCAGGCGATCTTGCTCGAGGAGGGCGACGAGCTCGTCGACGTCGCCCACATCCCCGAGCCCGAGGTCGAGATCATCCTCGCCACGTACGCCGGCCAGCTCGTTCGCTTCCCGCTCTCGGACGTGCGGCCGATGGGACGGGCCACCTACGGCGTGATCGGGGTCCGCCTCTCCGGTGGGAAGGGAGACCACGTCGTCGCCATGTCGCCCGTGAGCGCCGAGTATCCCTACCTGCTTTCCCTCACGAGCGAAGGGTACGGCAAGCGCAGCGAGACGAAGGACTACCGCCGCACGAGCCGCGGTGCGAAGGGCGTACGCACGATCCGCACGGGAGGCCGCAACGGCTCGGTGGTCGCCGTCCTTCCCACCACCGACGACTCCGAGATCCTGGTCACGACCCAGAACGGTATCACGATCCGCGCCGCGGTCAAGGGGATCCGCTCGCAGGACCGCAATACGATGGGCGTCCGGGTGATTCGGCTCGACGAAGGGGATACCGTCCGCGACGCGGTCGCACTGACGACGGTCACCGAGGAAGCGCCGGCGGGCAGCTCCCCGCCTCCCGCCGACGGAGGGGCCGATGACGCGCCTGAGACACAAGAAGCGTGA
- a CDS encoding DHH family phosphoesterase, protein MASGPDGFVSDPRYEAEFTRARELFLAHPGRWRVIYHYDGDGIASASSALRALARLGCPAQATPLLGVERERMAELLRATAGPVLVVDTGASWLDLFARNPHPVVVLDHHRYPGLPHPPALPEHVAFVDPLDWGVDGMEEMCASTLTWLFTVFLDPVNWDNAPWGLSGAIADRQHVGGFRGLNARLTEEASKRSLIVQRPGLALFGRTIGEALARSIDPYFAGLSGQPEAVARHVRGLGIEPDRPLSSLGPAELARLTEDLRAWLVAHRVLPEFVAILDQPRWFVPALGMDAEELANLQNATGRVGTPGVGVALALGDAGALQRAREAEGTWRDGILAGLRRLEEGGLNSMSALQWFASPDTTLAGTQAGLAMNYLLDPDRPVVVFSEGAGPVKVSARGTLRLVARGLDLSAVCRIAAQTVGGEGGGHKVASGATIPPGTRDQFLGVADREIAGQFHAHAGGARA, encoded by the coding sequence ATGGCCTCCGGGCCCGACGGCTTCGTTTCCGATCCTCGCTACGAAGCCGAGTTCACTCGCGCGCGGGAGCTCTTCCTCGCGCACCCGGGCCGCTGGCGGGTCATCTACCATTACGACGGCGACGGGATCGCCAGCGCGTCGAGCGCGCTGCGGGCGCTCGCCCGACTCGGCTGCCCCGCTCAGGCGACCCCTCTCCTCGGAGTGGAGCGAGAGCGCATGGCCGAGCTCCTCCGAGCGACCGCGGGGCCGGTCCTCGTCGTCGATACGGGGGCGAGTTGGCTCGACCTCTTCGCCCGGAACCCGCACCCCGTGGTCGTGCTGGACCACCACCGCTATCCCGGGCTGCCCCACCCCCCCGCGCTGCCCGAGCACGTCGCCTTCGTCGATCCTCTCGACTGGGGCGTCGACGGAATGGAGGAGATGTGCGCGAGCACTCTGACGTGGCTGTTCACCGTGTTCCTCGACCCCGTGAACTGGGACAACGCACCCTGGGGTCTCTCGGGAGCGATCGCCGATCGGCAGCACGTGGGAGGGTTCCGCGGGCTGAACGCTCGTCTGACCGAAGAGGCCTCCAAGCGCTCGCTGATCGTCCAGCGCCCGGGTCTCGCCCTGTTCGGCCGCACGATCGGGGAGGCGCTCGCACGGAGCATCGATCCGTACTTCGCGGGGCTCTCGGGCCAGCCGGAGGCCGTCGCACGACACGTGCGCGGACTCGGGATCGAACCCGATCGCCCCCTTTCCTCGCTCGGACCGGCCGAGCTCGCCCGACTGACAGAGGACCTGCGCGCATGGCTCGTCGCCCACCGGGTGCTCCCGGAGTTCGTGGCGATCCTCGACCAACCGCGCTGGTTCGTCCCGGCACTCGGCATGGACGCGGAGGAGCTCGCGAACCTGCAGAACGCCACGGGACGCGTCGGAACCCCCGGGGTCGGGGTTGCCCTGGCCCTCGGGGACGCGGGGGCGCTTCAACGGGCGCGGGAGGCGGAAGGGACCTGGCGGGATGGTATCCTCGCCGGCTTGCGGCGGCTCGAGGAGGGGGGCCTTAATTCGATGAGTGCCTTGCAGTGGTTCGCGAGCCCGGACACGACCCTCGCAGGAACTCAGGCGGGATTGGCCATGAACTACTTGCTCGATCCGGATCGACCGGTGGTCGTCTTCTCGGAGGGCGCCGGCCCGGTCAAGGTTTCGGCCCGCGGAACCCTTCGCTTGGTCGCTCGCGGCCTCGATCTTTCGGCGGTCTGCCGCATCGCGGCCCAGACGGTCGGGGGCGAAGGCGGAGGGCACAAGGTCGCGAGCGGAGCCACGATTCCTCCCGGCACGCGCGACCAGTTCCTCGGCGTCGCCGACCGCGAGATTGCCGGTCAGTTCCACGCGCACGCGGGAGGAGCCCGCGCATGA
- a CDS encoding 30S ribosomal protein S15: MSRIHSGRKGRAGSHRPFPATKPEWVTSSKEEVVEAAVKLAKGGMSGAQVGQTLRDSYGIPSVRLLTNERLGRVLKANGITQELPEDLQALLKRVVHLQRHLLTHPKDNSNKRGLSLVESRIRRLARYYRQHKVLPDSWRYSAAGAALQVE, encoded by the coding sequence ATGTCCCGAATCCACTCCGGCCGAAAGGGTCGCGCCGGATCCCACCGGCCGTTCCCGGCGACCAAGCCGGAGTGGGTGACCTCCTCCAAAGAGGAGGTGGTCGAGGCCGCCGTCAAGCTCGCCAAGGGCGGGATGTCGGGTGCCCAGGTCGGGCAGACGCTCCGGGACAGCTACGGGATTCCCTCCGTCCGCCTGCTGACCAACGAACGCCTCGGCCGCGTGCTCAAGGCGAACGGGATCACCCAGGAACTTCCCGAGGATCTCCAGGCGCTCCTGAAGCGGGTCGTCCACCTCCAGCGTCACCTTCTCACTCATCCCAAAGACAACTCGAACAAGCGGGGCCTGTCGCTGGTCGAGTCGCGGATCCGACGCCTCGCTCGGTACTATCGGCAGCACAAGGTGCTCCCCGACTCCTGGCGGTACTCGGCCGCAGGGGCTGCGCTCCAGGTGGAGTGA
- the trpS gene encoding tryptophan--tRNA ligase: MTDKEEFVVTPYEVKGRIDYAKLREQFGTQDLSASILDRLQKLAGGELPPLLTRGVYYSHRDLNLVLDQYARGHPFFLYSGRGPSGPLHISHLVPFELCRWLQEKLGVEMYIQITDDEKFWARAQLTREDSVRWGYENLLDILAVGFDPKRTHVFFDSRSIAALYPLAIRVARKIPYSTVKAVFGFPPSTNIGLVFYTALQTVPCFYPSWESGKAIPCLIPCGIDQDPHFRVTRDIAEGLGYPKPALIHSQMIPGLLGEGVMSTTGNEKDNALFLNDPPKVVERKVRRAFTGGRASVEEQRRLGANPEICSVWALWKTRFAPNPKEFEQITADCRSGALLCGDCKSNLLEKVHAFYRAHAEAREKVRDWAESTIITRAPKPD; the protein is encoded by the coding sequence TTGACCGACAAGGAGGAGTTCGTCGTCACCCCGTACGAGGTGAAGGGGCGGATCGATTACGCGAAGCTCCGCGAACAGTTCGGCACCCAGGACCTGAGCGCGTCCATTCTCGATCGGCTCCAGAAGCTGGCCGGCGGGGAGCTCCCTCCGTTGCTGACACGCGGGGTCTACTACTCCCATCGCGACCTCAATCTCGTCCTCGACCAGTACGCCCGTGGCCACCCCTTCTTCCTGTACTCGGGCCGGGGCCCATCGGGGCCGCTCCACATCTCCCACCTGGTCCCGTTCGAGCTGTGCCGGTGGCTCCAAGAGAAGCTTGGGGTGGAGATGTACATCCAGATCACCGACGACGAGAAGTTCTGGGCGAGGGCCCAGCTCACGCGCGAGGACTCCGTCCGTTGGGGCTACGAGAACCTGCTCGATATCCTCGCGGTCGGCTTCGATCCGAAGCGAACCCACGTCTTCTTTGATTCCCGGTCGATCGCGGCGCTCTACCCGCTCGCGATCCGCGTCGCGCGCAAGATCCCCTACTCTACCGTCAAGGCCGTCTTCGGGTTCCCCCCGAGCACGAACATCGGTCTCGTGTTCTACACCGCGCTCCAAACCGTGCCGTGCTTCTACCCCTCGTGGGAGAGCGGCAAAGCCATCCCTTGCCTGATCCCATGCGGGATCGACCAAGACCCGCACTTCCGCGTCACGCGCGATATCGCGGAGGGACTCGGCTACCCCAAGCCCGCGCTCATCCACAGCCAGATGATCCCGGGCCTGCTGGGCGAGGGCGTGATGTCCACCACGGGCAACGAGAAGGACAACGCGCTCTTCCTCAACGATCCTCCGAAGGTCGTCGAGCGCAAGGTCCGTCGGGCGTTCACGGGGGGCCGGGCGAGCGTCGAGGAGCAGCGTCGCCTCGGGGCGAACCCAGAGATCTGCTCGGTCTGGGCGCTGTGGAAGACCCGCTTCGCCCCGAATCCGAAGGAGTTCGAACAGATCACGGCCGACTGCCGGTCCGGCGCGTTGCTCTGCGGGGATTGCAAGTCGAACCTCCTCGAGAAGGTCCACGCGTTCTATCGCGCGCACGCCGAGGCCCGGGAGAAGGTCCGGGACTGGGCCGAATCGACGATCATCACCCGAGCTCCGAAGCCGGATTGA
- a CDS encoding single-stranded DNA-binding protein, with amino-acid sequence MTDKPLTKVRDLTPSSKQVNVLAKVLNVGEAKEVMGKYGDPRKVAEAVVGDETATIILSLWNEQIGAIAKDEVVLIDNGYVSLVRGHMRLNVGRYGNLNKSTESIAEINNSLDMSQQEFESERRSYGGGGGGGYRDRGGGGGGGSSRYGGGSGGGGGGGGGGGRERSDSYKRY; translated from the coding sequence ATGACAGACAAACCCCTGACGAAAGTGCGTGACCTGACGCCGAGCTCGAAGCAAGTGAACGTCCTCGCGAAAGTCCTCAACGTAGGCGAAGCGAAGGAAGTCATGGGCAAGTACGGCGACCCCCGCAAGGTAGCGGAAGCGGTCGTCGGTGACGAAACCGCAACGATCATTCTGTCGTTGTGGAACGAGCAGATCGGAGCGATTGCCAAGGACGAGGTCGTCCTGATCGACAACGGATACGTGTCCCTCGTGCGCGGCCACATGCGCCTGAACGTGGGCCGGTACGGGAACCTGAACAAGTCCACCGAGTCGATCGCGGAGATCAACAACAGCCTCGACATGAGCCAGCAAGAGTTCGAGAGCGAGCGCCGCTCCTACGGAGGGGGCGGTGGCGGCGGCTACCGGGACCGCGGCGGAGGCGGCGGTGGCGGCTCGTCGCGCTACGGTGGCGGCAGTGGTGGTGGCGGCGGAGGCGGTGGCGGCGGTGGCCGCGAGCGCTCCGACAGCTACAAGCGCTACTAG
- a CDS encoding Lrp/AsnC ligand binding domain-containing protein, whose amino-acid sequence MADPKSREVVLYVQSRRAITSFYRPPISTAEGAPGVSVNVGAASVTGGETRGATLEGGIADQPIYFLSDDQARCVALTEDLAARRGYQVTVTDIGKAGRIERLVAEHLRGVQTFPVLIAPSGRRLEGVDAFTEERLCEIMPTDMKSIRAFTYLKVKGGDFDRIRDQLVSFPEIKELHFLTGDWDIFVVLEFAASDARKRHVLDFVTAKIRGLPEIIDTSTIVPEYSLTKFPQ is encoded by the coding sequence ATGGCAGACCCGAAGAGCCGCGAAGTCGTTCTCTACGTCCAATCCCGCCGAGCCATCACGTCGTTCTACCGTCCCCCCATCTCCACCGCGGAGGGCGCCCCCGGTGTCAGCGTCAACGTCGGTGCCGCGAGCGTAACGGGAGGGGAGACCCGGGGCGCGACGCTCGAGGGAGGGATCGCAGACCAGCCCATCTACTTCCTGTCGGATGACCAGGCGCGGTGCGTCGCCTTGACCGAGGACCTCGCCGCTCGTCGCGGCTACCAGGTCACCGTCACGGACATCGGGAAGGCCGGCCGCATCGAGCGGCTCGTCGCCGAACATCTGCGCGGCGTGCAGACCTTCCCGGTGCTCATCGCACCGAGCGGCCGACGCCTCGAAGGGGTCGACGCGTTCACGGAGGAGCGCCTGTGCGAGATTATGCCGACCGACATGAAGAGCATCCGCGCGTTCACCTACCTCAAGGTCAAGGGCGGCGACTTCGACCGGATCCGCGACCAGCTCGTCTCCTTCCCCGAGATCAAGGAGCTCCACTTCCTGACGGGTGATTGGGACATCTTCGTCGTGCTCGAGTTCGCTGCGTCCGACGCGCGCAAGCGCCACGTGCTCGATTTCGTCACGGCGAAGATCCGGGGCTTGCCCGAGATCATCGACACCTCGACGATCGTGCCGGAGTATTCGCTTACGAAGTTCCCGCAGTAG